The genomic segment GTCTGTGAGACTAGTCGAGTTACGCGCAAGCTAACCTGAACAcctatattaatctaaaaaaaattaatctccacaaaaaattatcttttcccATGTTTATTGTTCAAGAGGCGCATAAATCTACTCTTTAGTTTCTcgatttttaacttttttacaCTTGATCCCTtctgtttttagattttttatttagatcccaaactttatttgttttacaatttagttcttagattttaaaagaaatgagaGTCACCGGAAAACATTTTAGttcaaaatttattgttttcctATCTGAGTCCCTTGACACTCCACTACATAGTCTCCAATCCCCACTCCCCAGTCTCCCATTTTCCCGTTGCTTAAatctcaaattttcaattttagcaGACTAACACCAACATTAGAGGATCTTGGGTATGGGAAAgctttatattgtattttagaTCGGAAAGGCATGATCGGAGGATCGAAATCATGGAAAGACAGAAATAGATGATGAGGAATCAAATGAGTAAAATAAGATATAGGAATActtatatatagagagagaaataCTGTATTTTAGACTAACCATTGTAAACTACAAAGAAAGACGACAAAAACTCAGAGAGAACTTGAAATACATGTCTTGCTTGGTGGGATATCTGGACATTATTTCTAAGACTTGTTACTTACATAAAAAAGGTGGAAGGTGAGGTGAATTGATGTCATTTTATACGTTTTTATTCTCGTTGTCACGGGTTCACTGTATTGgtctctgttaatttttttttgaagttggtGATATACTTTAGAATGTTGTACCATTTCACTAGTTACAAGAATGTGTTTCAAGATCTGTTATCTAGAAAATATTCTGAAACTCTATCAATAAAACATAGttgttcaatcttatttttttcttttcgtatttttaaattatttaaatcatgtatgaatttttatttgaattatgtattttaaggtgtttggatattttgtattgtttatttcacttttattttaattatgttatattattatttacaactTGACTGaaattgtcaatatataattattaaaaattttttttttataattttacgaatcgagtttagtttatattatatatttgatatcatattaaaaaaatatttttgacaatcTTAATTTGGATATTGGTTTTAGGATTCAAAATCTGGTAcctcaattttttaatcaataaagatattttttagtgACAAACAAAAGATGGCAGATGAAtgacatatcattttttttaattgtaaaaaaaaatatcaaggcagATGGCacactaataataattaaaaaaaaaaaaaaaaaaaagtgcgcGGGCCTCAATTCTCACGTGGACTAGGCGCGCAATCCCACTCTCCCAGCCAATGCAGTCCTGACCCTTCAAATCCAACCCATAACCTAGCATAACGTGGATATTCGACGACTGGTGTTCTCTATTATAGATATGGCTTCAACTTTGAGACATGTTCGGTTCTAGATTTCAAATTTCTCTCGAGAACAAAGGTGTGTAAGGATTTtaactataatataatttaattgacgTGGAGTACATGTTTTTAAGTTATTTgttggaaaatatattttttttagaaaatgaactctgaaaaaataaatttcaaaaaaataaattattttctgatgtttggtagtgtaataaaaaataagtaagaaAACACTTTATAATGTTTAGttttgtcatggaaaatgagctggaaaataacttattaatgttttatttttttcaagtttattaaaataataaagaacaaatcttacaaattaaaaagttgaatgagaataaaattgaaaaaaaaatataattttataaattatctcaaataaaataaataataatcaaaataatatagatcaaatctaaaaatttaaaaaattaaaaattaaaaaattaaaataataataattaacatttcataaattatttcaaataaaataagtatcaattaaaagaataaaaaccaaatttgatagataaaaaatttcaattaaaaaaataataagggaaaaacgaataacaattataaaaataaggacaaaaattaatataaaaattaaattctaatggatgaaattgaaaagtaaatattcaaaacaaaatacatatagtaattaaaagtttgagaaccaaatttgatataatcagcaaataatatgatatttctaaattttttgaaaCTTTTAGAAGGTGTTTTtcgttcaaaataaaaggaaaatacttttctgaaaaccaaatcaaatttttctttgactacaaagtgtttttcgttgatcggaaagtatttttcgttgattaatttttttaataacaaataaacataaaaaaatttaaaaaataaaaattagttttcagGAAACAAACACGACCTaagtttatcttaaaaaaaatagcgattgatatataaattaattcaagaatatatatatatatatatatatatatatatataatcaaaacaCCATGGGTTTTCATTTCAGGAAAGTCAAGGCAGCCGGCCCTTGACCCGGAACTATACTGTCCACAGCTGTCAAGATCGTGACATTAAATTGTAGGATGACATAGAGGAGGAGGAATGTCAAGATCCTGCATGCAGAAATCAATCCTTATCCGAAATAAAATCGGAATTTGATCATAGGTGGAATCGACGGGATCGCATAGGCTTAGCGATCCTATTAATCTTACAGTTACAAGGCAGAATACGAATGTTTATTTGTGATTAATTCTTCCTATTTTcgtataattaattttcaaatttaataaagtttttttttcaatttatcttgTCAATTTCAAGTATGTGTCTAATTTCAACTATTTATGGGTATTGATACTTTTTATAATGGATGTTATCTGAAGGAAATATCTTTCATGCTCCAAAAATATCTAGCACTTTTTATTCtatccttttaaattaaattacatgtttTGATCGACAACTATATTaagattattatattttataggatctagaaaaaagtgaaaataatatattaaaataaaaaaatccatatccattttaatatactattatTGGGTAGCATGGTTGGCttgatttaaatcaataaaatataaaatgatgataCTTCGAtatttccctctctttttttttaccaaaacctcAAAAAAGGTGGAGGATGTAATTAACCGGTTCCGACATGATCGACGATAAGCAATAGACAAAGCAGTTGGGAAGTGCCAGCCAAAGTTCCAAACGTTAGTTGTTCAGGGTAGTTAACCGGCTTgaacaaaatgaaagagaaactAAAACTGTTTTGGCTTCTACCGCCCACGAATTGTTGGTGGCGGATTCTCCAATCTTAAATCAAACCAGCAAACAAGACTCGTTCTTTGTTAAGTCCTTCTCTGCCTCTGATAACCCAAAGTTGAACTAGTTTTTAAATCACTCAAGCTTTACACagaggagaaggagagagaCATGGCAGGCATTGCTGGTGCAGCTTGTTCTTCTAATGTACTCTTTGGAAGCAGAGAAGTAGGGAGCGATGGAGCTTCTCTGACACAGTACAGGGGGCTTAGACCAGTTGAAAACATGCAACTGGCTCCAACTGGGAGTAAGCCAAGTGGGTCCATTTCTACTTCACGTATGAGTCTATctgtgcttcttcttttttccaaccTTGCAATGCAcctgaaatgaaaaattatgatGCTACTTAGAAATGTTTTGATAGTCTATAGAATGCAGCCACCAATATTGGAGCCGAAAGAAAATGTCAGGACTAAGATTGTTCTCATGCCTCTGCCAagagttggaaaagaaaacCCCAATAATAACAATGTTTTGACGCATGATTAGAATTGGAAATTATGTTCgtgattattaattttcttggtCATATGTCCATCTTCCTGGTAATTTTTCTGCCTTAAGATGGTAGATGAACTAGTAAGCCTAGTATTgttcaaaatgattttcaattttttcacttTGACCTTTTATCAGATTTAACTCTTGCTGAATTTATCATGTTCAGCTTCAAAATCAAGAACAATTAGAGCAATGGTATCTCAAACTGTTTCAGCTCCCAAGCGTGAAAAAGATCCCAAAAAACGAGTTGTCATTACTGGAATGGGACTAGTCTCAGTTTTTGGTTGTGGCATCGATACATTCTATGACAAGCTCCTGGAAGGAGAGAGTGGGATCAGCCTAATTGATAGGTTTGACGCTTCGAGTTTCTCTGTTCGTTTCGCTGGTCAGATTCGTGATTTTTCTTCCAAAGGATACATTGATGGTAAAAATGATCGCCGTCTTGATGATTGCTGGAGGTACTGTCTGGTTGCTGGCAAGAGGGCCCTTGAAGATGCCAACCTTGGCTCTGAAGTGCTTGAAAATGTGAGTCATATTCTTTTGTTTGCTAAATGTGGTTCACGTATTTTAGATTTAGGGTGTCTTTATATTGTGTCATGGTTGTGATAAAGTATTttatgtttagaaatatattaaaataatattttttatttttaaaaaattatttttaatatcagtatataaaaacgatataaaaatataaaaaaattaaaatttaagaaacattATTGCACGCATTCCTAAACAATACCTAAGCTATGAATATGAAGTCTTGGAACATGTACGCCTTTCAGATGGACAGTACAAGAATTGGAGTGCTGGTGGGAACAGGCATGGGAGGCTTAACCGCTTTTAGCAATGGAGTTGAATCTCTTGTCCAGAAGGGATATAAGAAAATGTCTCCATTCTTCATTCCTTATTCCATCACCAACATGGGTTCAGCATTGTTAGCTATAGAAACAGGATTAATGGGCCCTAATTACTCCATCTCAACTGCTTGCGCGACTGCAAATTACTGCTTCTACTCGGCTGCTAATCACATTAGAAGAGGTGAAGCAGATATCATGGTAGCTGGGGGAACAGAGGCTTCAGTCATTCCTGCTGGTGTTGGTGGTTTTATAGCTTGCAGAGCACTGTCTCAAAGAAATGAAGACCCTAAGAAAGCTTCAAGGCCTTGGGACAAGGATCGTGATGGTTTTGTCATGGGTGAAGGCTCTGGAGTGCTGGTAAATCTGTACAACTACATACTCCATTGTATTTGAGTACCTATTAATTCACTTGGCTTTTATACATATCAATAGCATTTCATCATTCAGAATTTTATTGGAACTATTTTTCTTCTATGGTAATAGATAATGGAGAGCTTAGAACATGCAATGAAAAGAGGAGCTAATATAATAGCAGAATATTTAGGAGGTGCTGTGACTTGTGATGCTCATCACATGACAGATCCCCGTTCAGATGGCCTCGGAGTTTCAACTTGCATAGCCAAAAGTTTGGAAGATGCCGGAGTTTCCCCTGAGGAGGTAGGAGTAAATTTCTTGACAGGAAGGAAACCTGAAGTACACTTTTCTTGAGATAAATTATCTTCCCCACTGTTCTGGATCCGATTATGAAGCTGGCCTGATTTCTGATTTACAGGTGAACTATGTTAATGCTCATGCAACATCAACACTAGCAGGGGATTTGGCTGAGGTTAATGCAATCAAGAAAGTCTTTAAGAACACTTCTGAGATCAAGATGAATGGGACTAAGGTAAGATACTGTGCAGCTAGATTTTGCAATATCCCAGCGAATACGAATTGGATTTTACAgaaatccttttttatatatataaacgaaAAGGTCTCATTGATCAAATAGGAACAAGTAGGAGAATATCctactacaaaaacaaaaaccagaaTTTGGTCACAAAGCAAACTAGGAAAAATTCCACTGTCTACAAATAGAAGCTAAACTAGGATTCAAGATAGCCTCCTCCAGCAGCTTTGTTTTGTACAATCTACAGAAGACAACCTGACCAATCCATTTTACAGTGATCATGCTGGAGAACATCATTAATGCTAGCTAATTTGGTCTTTTCTTGTCTTAGTCAATGATTGGACATGGTCTTGGTGCTGCTGGTGCATTAGAAGCCATAGCAACTATAAAAGCAATCAACACTGGATGGCTTCACCCAACTATCAATCAAGATGTATGTACCATCATCCTAATTTCTCTTACTCGTGTCATGCTCCACATTAGTTTACTCCAATATTTCCTAATGCTTTATTACTCAACTCTGCAGAATATTGAGCTTGATGTTACAATTGACACTGTTCCGAATGTGAAGAAGCAACATGAAGTTAATGTTGGTATGCATTCTGTTCTTCTCTCTACATGTACACATGATAGATGTCGAACCagcaatgaaaaagaaaaaggtcatACAGCATATTTATTCATATGGACGATATATTTTACTAATGCAATGCATGTTGtattatcaaaaaaagaagaagaagaagtaacaTGCATAAATTGCAGGGTGatgtagttaattttttattccctCGTTTCACTGCAGGTATCTCAAATTCATTTGGCTTTGGAGGACACAATTCTGTTGTCGTTTTCGCTCCCTTCACAGCCTAATTGAATAAAACTCAAGCCAAGCAGTTTTTCTCTCCCACCCTTGGGAAATTTATAAGTTTTCAGTGTTGAAATTGCCTATATGGATATTGGGAACATCTCTGATTTTTTCAACGATGAGTACTGAATATAAAGTAGCTCTTTTGATCATTCCATTTGCTCTAATAACTATGTATCATGAGAAGAGATTCTGTATTTTGTAagtcaataataaaacattcttgTTGTCTTCTCTTCGGTGCTCTTGTTTGTAGACAGCACCATTGGAGTTGGGACTACATCAATAGTGGTTGTTTTCCCATTGACCATGGAAATATTGGCGCACAGATGCCATCCTCTCGTAATTTTTCAATAGACACACGGCTACCACaaacagagaaaaagaaaatccatgaATCCCTTACAGGTCATTTGGCCAGCCGACATATATATCAATGGTCAATATATATGTGAGCTCATTAAGCTCGGATTCTTTTAGGTTCTTGGTCCTGTAGATCACGCCATGTTCATCTGGCCAAGCTACGTGCTGGCCAGGCTACGatctacttgtttttttatcgtTCCTTTTGATGGCAACATCATGACTATTTGGCTAAGTTGTGCGCTAGTCTGATCATGATCTCCTTATTATACCGAGTTATTCTTTTTAATGACAATGTCGTGTTCATATGGCCAAGCTGCACACTAGCCAGGTTATGAGTATTTCATgctcaattattcttttatatgaCAATGTCATATTCATCTGGCCAAGCTACACTATCTAGGCTGAGAGCTTATTATGCTCGATTGCTCTTTTTTATGGCAGCACCATATCCATCTGGCCAAGTCGTGCAGGCCAGGCCAAAAGCATTTTACACtcagcttttatttttaaagcaatGCCATGTCCATCTGGCCAGGCTGCGTGTTGATCAGACCATGAAAATTTCATGcttagttgttattttttatggcaATGCCATGTCTATACGGGCAAGCTACATGTTGGTCAAGTTATGAGTTTTCCAagcaagttgttttttattattattattaacgtgggtaTTCGGGTTAGCTTgcgtgtatctcgactaatttcacgggtcctgaaattaacaatcatataaaccTCAGTGACCCTAAGATTTGTGGTACTCGAACTGttgatttctagaaaataaatttagaactgATAAATTGTTACACCTCTTATGGTTTCAAGCGAGTTCTTTCATGTAGTAATGTCATGTCCATCAAGCTAAAATACACACAAGATAGGCCATGAGCTTTAAATTCCAAGTTGCTCTTTCTGATGGAAATTAACGTCATGTCCACGAGGCCAAGCTACACGTTGGCTAGGCCATGAGCATTTCATACTttggtagttattttttatggcaACGCCATATCCATCTGGGCCAAGCTGCGTGTTAGCCAGGCCATGGGTGTATATTTCATGCTATTTTGTTCTTTCTTATGGAAATGCCATGTCCATAGACCAAGCAAGTTACGAGCTAGCCAGGTTGTGAGCTCTTTACGCTCTTTCTGATGGAAACATCATGCCCATCAGACCAAGCTGCGTGCTAGCCAAACTATAACTATTTCATGCTCAGTCATTAATTATTTCTCAAGGGTTTGGCTGCTTTTTGACAAGAATGCGTGAACAGCCTTTTTGGCAAGGTTGTCCATGTAAGACGCGGCTTGTATAAGCTGATTTTGTCTATAAAATCATTgaagtaatttaattaattatgtactatttcatattatttttacctAGTTTGGCGTGGGTAATTCAAGCTCTACAACAAATGCATTAAACTGACAATAGGCTTCGCCCTACATGAGGTTTGGGTCACACAAAGATGGACACACAGTATTCTAGCAAGGCCAGTGTTCATCATTTCTTTTAGCCTTTGCTTTGCTAGCAATTTGAAGCAATTTAGTCTaaaaaaagctcattttcctCTTTTGGCTTGCTCAAATCCTACCGTCCAAATTTGGATAGTATTACACAATTCTAGAGTTCAAGGGTCATTCTCATTTTCCTataaatttctctctctctctccagcTCTCTCCCTTGCTAggtcctatttatttttatattttaaaaatattttaaaaaaaattaaatttttttttctttttttgtttgttttaaattaaaattttttgatatttttaaattattttgatatcttaatattaaaaataattttttaaaaatatatttttaaataaaaaataattttaaaaataactgctACAATACTCCGATCAGCCCTGACTTAAGCTTCATTTACTTGGACTTTGCCCATCCACTTATCTACCACCTGCATGTCTCATGTCTCTCACTGCTTGCACCCACTATACTTGGTTAGTGTGCCATTGCAtttacaaatcaaaatattagctTATTTTATTGCGATTCATGTATTCACCTGTCATTGATTTATTCTCAACGAcccccataaaatatatatatatatatatatatatgcttttagtattaagattaaaaaataataattaatatgataaaatcaagtaaaaaatatatcaaaaaaatataattttcattttcattaaatatctatgagcaattatttttttctttcatattaggtATGTAATAACTGACCAAAAGCAAATTGTTAACATTCTCGTATAAAAAAAGCATAATATTATTGAAGAACtatgaaaaaattaactactaatttaattataatgttaagtaatttattaatagtatatttcaatcaaaatctacgaaaaaaattaaaaaaaatacattaaaagagATCAAGCGTTTGGGCCAAAGAAATTAGGCCCACATGATTatcccaaactttttttttatatgcatggAATTGCATGGCCAGGCCTACACATTtggctttcttctttttttatgttgaggAGCTAACTATACGTTGTCTACTAGTCAAGATTCTAGCAATtagatagaaataaaaagtcGGGCCGGATTTTTTGGACtaaaaaaaccttgataaaTACACTAAAAAGTTCAATAAGCCAGTTTATAAGTCTAAAATACccttaaattgataaaaatacaaaaaaattaaataaaaaaaattcttatgtaACCCTGTTTTATCTTTCCCAGCAAGATGAACGATTAAAAAAACACCTCAATTAAATTCTCTCAACAGTCAAATGAAaccaagattattattatttttgtcaaaatattgTGAACCAAtcactttttctctcttttcttatttttaagtgattttttcttttatctttaattttaaagactgaaatataataaaaaaatatatatcaaacttTATATAAATCATGTGAATATAATATAGaatgctaaaataaaataaaatttttagagTCCTTAAAAGAGTGTTTGAGAGTATAATTGTGGTTGcatttcaaagtgttttttgctcggaaatacatcaaaataatattttttattttaaaaaattatttttaatattagtagatcaaaataatttaaaaattaaaaaaattaaaaaaaaatatttttaaaatacaaaaaaaaaccggcCAAAATATAactgaccaagaaaaaaaaataaaaaagggggaCGAACCAAGCTTTGATTGTGCGTAAACTGAAAAAGTAAACAGAAAAAACCCATGTGTGGACGGGCGTTAGTTTGACGACACTCTATGTAGGGCTGTGGTATAGCCAGCATCGTGCACTCTCGAGTCGACTTCCTTGTGTGTCATCAAATTGGAGTTGTCACTCTAACCAAAAGTGCAAGGAAGCAATTGGAGAATTAACtgaagagacagagagagataTGCCTGGCATTATAGCACAGCAAACATTCGCATGACAATCTTTGTTGAATTCTATGCATCTTTCCTTTCACAAAGATTTGTCAAAGAATCAATGTAAAGGAAAACCTCTGGCTGGGGACAAATAGAACCTCTCTACGTCCTAATCTTTATAGCATAGACATTAAATCTAGCCATCTGGTTAAGAGATAGTTTATATGGGTTGATCTGGAtcaacctggaaaaaaaaattatataaaaaaaaataggttttactTGAGTTATGTCAAGCCACTCAAGTTTTAAGTTGATTCGACAGGTTATCCGAGTTTGACTAGATCAATTGCaagcttgattttttatgatttaaaagtCGATCAAAATCTTGAGTTATCTAAACAAGACCAGATACCTGGTGTGATAAATATGCTTTGAAGCATGCATTAAAGTTAGGATTGTTCCCACTTGCGTGGTGCTAAGTTACTGTTTAGCTAGTGTATTAGAGGAAGCACATGGGTAGCTTGATGTTGACAATGAGAACTTAGGTATCTTGATTTCTTCATTTAGTTAATGCGATGCTAATAGATTAGGCCATCATTGACCGAACAACTCTTGAGAATCCCTCTATCACCCTTAAAAAGCCAATGTTGTTGATTAGCCCTAATCAGCATCATCAGCTTTTTAAACTTCCAAAGTATCATTCTTTTGTTAAGTGTGGTAATATTCCTCTCAAAGAATCTTCAAGCTCTcaagttttattaatcattGCAGCATGCGTTCACAGCTAGCATTCTCCTGTCTCTCGGCAGTTTTTTTGAAGTGGACAACTtgctttcatatatttttttcctcatttcttACTTTCCTCGATCCCCTTCCTTTCCACTTCAAGTGAATAGAAATTCAAGCAGACTGCCTACGTTCAGTTGATCTCCATTCTTCGACAGTGATTTCTTCTTAAAATACCAAGTTAAATGCTTGGGCAGTGAGCAACTTGCTAGACCTTCGAGCCTGCCCTTGGTTGACAAAAAGGATGCCTATAACCCACTAGTTTAGGCGATAacatcatatataattaattacagGTGCAATGTAGGTGGCTGGGGGTTTTAGCTAGCAAACAATCGCGTGCTGTAGTGCCATCCATCATAATTTGACCagtatttatcttaatttatacaTCTTAACAACTTATCAAATTTACTCTGAGATTGTTGGTAGGTAATCTAACATATTAAGGCGTGCATTAATATATATCGAAGGCTTGTTGAAGTCCCAGCAAAGCTCCGATTTCCCTGCGGCCAGTGATGTCATAAAATGGCCACCTTCACTACAGTCTTCATCTCGACCGAAGGGAAAATcacctaaatttatttattgttaattctTGGAGTCAACCATTTTAATGGATTTAACTTGGAGTTGCGAATTTGCTTAGCATTGATCGCCGATGCGAGAGAGTAGGTGGTTAtagtccttttccttttcttcttctgatagataaaaatccCTGGATCAGCTTTTATATATTCGCAAGTCTTTCTCTAACTAGGTCTTAAATGGTCGCCATCACTTCAAATTCAGCAAAATCACAAGTGTTGATTAATTAGCAGTCCGGCAAACatgtttaagaaaataatttcttgGTTATCTAAATAATTTCTTCCTTTTACACTATACATCACATATAATTGGCGTTTAAAtcttggttatttatttataaaaacttgCTTTTCAGTTATTTCGTACACGAGAATCTATTTCAGATTGGTTTTAACaaagtatataatttttaaatcttctaaaactataattaaaaaaattatcacaataagCTACCGTACATTACTGTGCTTACTTATGAGACTTGAGCGGCAGCAAAAGAAGATTTAAGTCTTCTCTAATTATCAATTGTGGCACGAAGCTTATCTCCAATAACTGGCGATGTAGAGGTGTTATTGTTCGATGCATAAAACCCCATTGACCTCCTTTAAGCACTAAATTCATTGCTAATTGGGCTTCCTCCTTCAACTAGCCGATTCGAGAGTGCTAGCTAGCTTGGATGTTGGCTTGGTTAGTGCTGACTTGATTAGTTTGACCAATCTTTAAATGCATGTACGAATTGCTATGTACTGGATTGCttgatttcaaatatttataatacataaatattataaatatgcaatgaaattgattttccatttttctTGTGCAAGAGGCATAGaaatataatgaaattgaataagGAATCTATGACAGCAAATTTGGACTACCATTTTAAAACAAGTCATAAAAGGATTGATCCATTTTCACcatcaccaaaacaaaaaaaaattggaatagCTCAAAACTTATCTGAGGTCATTTTAAAAGTGTAATtacgtgttttttatttaaaaatatattaaaataatatttttttatttttaaaaaattatttttgaaattaatgcattaaaataatataagaacatcaaaaaatattaatttaaaataaaaaaaataaattatttaaaaattacttttaaaacataaaataaaaataaaagatagtgACATCATGTAGCGACAAAAGATGAAGGAGGTTAGGGCCGCATAAATGCGTGGCGTGGTGGCTAATGGTAATTTCGAACAGAGGATTTTGTGTCCTTTCCTTCTTGTGCAGAGGTAGGGAggaaaatgttgaaaaaaatgaggatcCAGAGGATCTCGAGGATTTTGGACTGAAAGCGGGCAAGTCCACGTCCGGAGGCGGCcatgattcttatttttttatagcgattttaatttaaagtattttttatttaaaaatttattaaaataatatttttattttttaaaatttatttttaatatcagtacaaCAAAAcgatttaataacataaaaatattaaaatttaaaaaaacattatttgcaCTGCATTACTGATCATACTATGAAATCACTCGGTGAAGAATGCTGAGTCAATCTTGTATGCCTGTTCTGGGGGACCAAAATCCCACTCATCCTGCTCTCACATCTCTTTGGACTAATAATATGCTTACACGAGAGCAGTTTTAGGAAGGGGTAAGCCTCCACTACCTGAACATTTCCTAGGAACCCATGATTGTCTTCACATGGATTCCAACCCAGAATGTCACCTTAATTTAATGTTCTTGAGAAGATATCCACCTAAGCAAGCCCCTCCTTAATTGCACATCTCTCGTTAATTAATAATCTGTGGGGACAGGAAGACAGAGGAAGGGGATTGGTCAGGACTCCCAGCTTGTGG from the Populus nigra chromosome 1, ddPopNigr1.1, whole genome shotgun sequence genome contains:
- the LOC133701585 gene encoding 3-oxoacyl-[acyl-carrier-protein] synthase I, chloroplastic-like isoform X2, whose protein sequence is MAGIAGAACSSNVLFGSREVGSDGASLTQYRGLRPVENMQLAPTGSKPSGSISTSPSKSRTIRAMVSQTVSAPKREKDPKKRVVITGMGLVSVFGCGIDTFYDKLLEGESGISLIDRFDASSFSVRFAGQIRDFSSKGYIDGKNDRRLDDCWRYCLVAGKRALEDANLGSEVLENMDSTRIGVLVGTGMGGLTAFSNGVESLVQKGYKKMSPFFIPYSITNMGSALLAIETGLMGPNYSISTACATANYCFYSAANHIRRGEADIMVAGGTEASVIPAGVGGFIACRALSQRNEDPKKASRPWDKDRDGFVMGEGSGVLIMESLEHAMKRGANIIAEYLGGAVTCDAHHMTDPRSDGLGVSTCIAKSLEDAGVSPEEVNYVNAHATSTLAGDLAEVNAIKKVFKNTSEIKMNGTKSMIGHGLGAAGALEAIATIKAINTGWLHPTINQDNIELDVTIDTVPNVKKQHEVNVGISNSFGFGGHNSVVVFAPFTA
- the LOC133701585 gene encoding 3-oxoacyl-[acyl-carrier-protein] synthase I, chloroplastic-like isoform X1, producing the protein MAGIAGAACSSNVLFGSREVGSDGASLTQYRGLRPVENMQLAPTGSKPSGSISTSPSKSRTIRAMVSQTVSAPKREKDPKKRVVITGMGLVSVFGCGIDTFYDKLLEGESGISLIDRFDASSFSVRFAGQIRDFSSKGYIDGKNDRRLDDCWRYCLVAGKRALEDANLGSEVLENMDSTRIGVLVGTGMGGLTAFSNGVESLVQKGYKKMSPFFIPYSITNMGSALLAIETGLMGPNYSISTACATANYCFYSAANHIRRGEADIMVAGGTEASVIPAGVGGFIACRALSQRNEDPKKASRPWDKDRDGFVMGEGSGVLIMESLEHAMKRGANIIAEYLGGAVTCDAHHMTDPRSDGLGVSTCIAKSLEDAGVSPEEVNYVNAHATSTLAGDLAEVNAIKKVFKNTSEIKMNGTKSMIGHGLGAAGALEAIATIKAINTGWLHPTINQDVCTIILISLTRVMLHISLLQYFLMLYYSTLQNIELDVTIDTVPNVKKQHEVNVGISNSFGFGGHNSVVVFAPFTA